In Amphiura filiformis chromosome 1, Afil_fr2py, whole genome shotgun sequence, the following are encoded in one genomic region:
- the LOC140166900 gene encoding uncharacterized protein: MFFIILLFVLCSRALSAEVLCDADELGMQNGLIENSQITASSYRSRSRTFDPWRARLNNPTELRYWRPASDAISNSWIQVDFLDTVIVTGIETQGSGDENKAKRWVTTFQVQIGNETSKTYITDGSNPKVFSANTDINSIERITFPQRVRTRYLRILPIACHNKCGLRFEVLGCRLIDECMSRNHTDQCDTNAECHDQDDGFHCTCHPGYFGNGTHCEDINECSPNPCLNGGTCKDEVDSYNCSCVAGFTGVMCQTAINHLSTEKPTPSIFAPPSTQITGEYNPPQFTKRTVIIITGAVIGVISLVTLVAMVVWLVYRHKKRTAYSTNSGLELHGPYCINTQGFQGDVTTNPASHDHHQSDSLPISNEANDDIDMHVQERNKDYQYEQVDKNTTNDGKTPSAPHHRFIIAGDEGRINNPTYTSSDADGNHSKLKPPVYAIVMKSKKSGHNGGSDQQYGADERFDESKYMTMM, translated from the exons ATGTTCTTCATCATTTTACTCTTTGTTCTTTGTTCACGTGCTTTGTCAGCAGAAG ttttgtGTGACGCTGATGAGCTTGGTATGCAGAATGGTTTAATTGAAAACAGCCAAATCACTGCATCATCATATCGTTCAAGGAGTCGCACCTTCGATCCGTGGCGAGCCAGACTCAACAACCCAACGGAACTTAGGTATTGGCGACCCGCGTCTGACGCAATATCAAACTCATGGATACAAGTCGATTTCTTAGATACGGTGATTGTAACAGGGATTGAGACTCAGGGCAGTGGAGATGAAAATAAGGCTAAGAGATGGGTAACAACATTTCAAGTGCAGATTGGAAATGAAACCTCAAAGACTTATATCACGGATGGAAGCAATCCTAAG GTTTTTTCAGCAAACACAGATATCAATTCCATCGAAAGAATAACATTCCCGCAAAGAGTCCGTACACGGTATTTGCGCATCTTACCAATAGCATGTCACAACAAATGTGGATTGCGTTTTGAAGTTCTTGGTTGCCGACTGATTGATGAATGTATGTCACGCAATCATACGGATCAATGTGACACCAATGCTGAGTGCCACGATCAGGATGACGGCTTTCACTGTACATGTCATCCAGGATACTTCGGAAACGGCACCCATTGTGAAG ATATCAACGAATGTTCTCCTAACCCTTGCCTAAATGGAGGGACTTGTAAAGATGAAGTCGATTCTTATAACTGTAGCTGTGTTGCAGGATTTACAGGTGTCATGTGCCAAACAG CTATAAATCATTTATCCACTGAAAAGCCAACCCCGTCAATATTTGCACCACCATCAACACAAATAACTGGAGAATACAACCCTCCACAATTCACAAAAAGAACAG TAATAATAATCACAGGAGCTGTTATTGGTGTCATATCTTTAGTCACCCTGGTTGCGATGGTTGTATGGCTAGTCTACAG GCACAAAAAGCGAACTGCATATTCCACAAACTCAGGACTTGAGCTTCACGGCCCTTATTGCATCAACACGCAAGGATTTCAAGGAGACGTAACAACAAATCCTGCATCACATGATCACCACCAATCAGACTCATTACCAATTTCAAATGAAGCCAACGATGATATTGATATGCATGTACAAGAACGGAACAAAGATTACCAATACGAACAAGTAGATAAAAACACGACGAATGACGGCAAAACTCCATCAGCACCACATCATAGGTTTATAATAGCAGGAGACGAAGGGCGGATAAATAATCCAACATACACTAGTTCTGACGCCGATGGGAATCATTCGAAATTAAAACCACCCGTATATGCAATCGTGATGAAATCCAAAAAGAGTGGTCACAACGGAGGCTCCGATCAGCAATATGGTGCAGATGAAAGATTTGATGAAAGCAAATACATGACAATGATGTAA